A genomic segment from Deinococcus sp. YIM 77859 encodes:
- a CDS encoding metallophosphoesterase, which yields MPDSASPRLTRRRMLRALLGGGLAAGVLGGTGVAQAYRFGVTRAQTTLPGLRAPLRAAFLTDLHYGLYVFAGSVRAWVEAANAERPDVVLLGGDLLDTRKDADPAPLLRELARLRAPLGVYGVWGNHDYGSFGRYDRSGLGQAAAGWEARREELRAAFAQVGVTLLRDEDRALREDLYLGGVDDFWYGQPDPRAALAGARTEQATLLLSHNPDLLPELPSRVGLVLCGHTHGGQIRVPLLGAPVVPSRYGERYAMGWVTGAHETPAYVSRGLGTSGFPLRMLCPPEITLLTLRPA from the coding sequence ATGCCGGACTCCGCCTCGCCTCGCCTGACCCGCCGCCGCATGCTGCGCGCCCTGCTGGGGGGCGGCTTGGCGGCCGGGGTTCTGGGCGGAACGGGCGTGGCTCAGGCGTACCGCTTCGGCGTGACGCGCGCGCAGACCACCCTGCCTGGCCTGCGCGCGCCCCTGCGTGCCGCTTTCCTGACGGACCTGCACTACGGCCTGTATGTCTTTGCGGGAAGCGTCCGCGCCTGGGTGGAGGCCGCGAACGCTGAGCGCCCCGACGTGGTGTTGCTGGGGGGCGACCTGCTGGACACGCGCAAGGACGCTGATCCCGCGCCCCTGCTCCGCGAACTCGCTCGGTTGCGTGCGCCGCTGGGCGTCTACGGCGTGTGGGGCAATCACGATTACGGCAGCTTTGGGCGGTATGACCGCTCGGGGCTGGGCCAAGCGGCAGCCGGCTGGGAGGCGCGGCGAGAAGAGCTGCGGGCGGCGTTTGCCCAGGTGGGGGTAACCCTCCTGCGCGATGAGGACCGCGCCCTGCGAGAAGACCTGTACCTGGGCGGCGTGGACGACTTCTGGTACGGTCAGCCCGATCCCCGCGCCGCCCTCGCGGGCGCCAGAACCGAGCAGGCTACGCTGCTTCTCAGCCACAATCCAGATCTGTTGCCGGAGCTGCCGAGCCGGGTAGGCCTCGTTCTGTGCGGCCATACCCACGGCGGGCAGATCCGAGTCCCCCTCCTTGGGGCGCCGGTCGTGCCCAGCCGTTACGGCGAGCGGTACGCGATGGGCTGGGTGACGGGCGCCCATGAGACACCCGCCTACGTCAGCCGCGGCCTGGGCACCAGTGGCTTTCCCCTGCGGATGCTGTGCCCGCCGGAAATAACGCTGCTCACGCTGCGGCCCGCCTAG
- a CDS encoding metallophosphoesterase: MARQVVLLPDLHGRADLLAEAAAYIAATYGPDAHLLSLGDAIDRGPQSLQCAEVLLDLQRQGRATLLMGNHERMAQEGLRHFRQYLASQNPADYRRALEGLRWWMENGGESVRREAGGLTLEGFPPGLAAYLDALRRVVYVTADGEIHASPPAEASVLVAHASPPVRHPQYPSPESAALWLRPYDGPFALPEGVTYSVHGHTPVREPVRLGRHVYLDLGAYETGRLALLPVTVSGRPAVTVLEGPGHPGAARRYPTFGEPLPTRTVTLTRRPA; this comes from the coding sequence GTGGCGCGTCAGGTCGTTCTCCTTCCAGACCTGCACGGACGGGCGGACCTGCTCGCCGAGGCCGCCGCCTATATCGCGGCCACCTATGGCCCGGACGCGCACCTGCTTAGCCTGGGAGACGCCATCGACCGGGGGCCACAGAGCCTCCAGTGTGCCGAAGTGCTGCTCGACCTGCAGCGCCAGGGCCGCGCGACCCTGCTGATGGGCAACCACGAGCGCATGGCGCAAGAGGGCCTGCGACACTTCCGGCAGTACCTGGCCTCGCAAAACCCCGCCGACTACCGCCGGGCCCTGGAAGGCCTGCGCTGGTGGATGGAGAATGGCGGCGAAAGCGTGCGCCGCGAGGCGGGTGGCCTGACGCTGGAGGGGTTTCCGCCCGGGCTTGCCGCGTACCTTGACGCACTCCGACGGGTGGTCTACGTGACGGCAGACGGGGAGATTCACGCCTCGCCACCGGCAGAAGCAAGCGTCCTGGTGGCCCACGCGAGTCCCCCTGTGCGGCACCCGCAGTACCCCAGCCCGGAGTCGGCGGCGCTGTGGCTGCGGCCCTATGACGGGCCCTTTGCTCTGCCGGAAGGTGTCACCTACAGCGTGCACGGACATACACCCGTTCGTGAACCCGTACGGCTGGGACGACACGTCTACCTCGATCTGGGCGCCTATGAGACGGGCCGCCTCGCGCTGCTCCCCGTGACGGTCTCCGGGCGCCCCGCCGTCACGGTGCTGGAGGGTCCGGGCCATCCGGGAGCGGCACGCCGGTACCCGACCTTTGGTGAGCCGCTGCCCACGCGGACCGTGACCCTGACGAGGAGACCCGCATGA
- a CDS encoding CHAD domain-containing protein yields MSKSKRSAAAEKLKPLWDDLRAGDPRAVHEARKLSRRAQAELRVANAGKKAERAWRELRRAAAPLRDHDVAGEHLRSALLELDVPTSTLAYFDQTWAERRAALLAQTTWPERPTSFALASGWKGRARRLLEKDRAKLVREGQAALASSDPEQWHAWRKRLKRHRYTLALLGEVPPAVTDMLEALGRLQDAEVVLAILHRDPDLLRFERARLIAREETARHAARERVRELFPELARQLRPQAPEQDQVP; encoded by the coding sequence ATGAGCAAGAGCAAACGGAGTGCTGCCGCCGAGAAACTCAAGCCCCTATGGGACGACCTGCGGGCGGGCGACCCCAGGGCCGTCCACGAGGCCCGCAAGCTCAGCCGGCGGGCACAGGCGGAACTGCGCGTCGCGAACGCCGGCAAGAAGGCAGAACGGGCCTGGCGCGAGCTGCGCCGTGCCGCGGCTCCCCTGCGTGACCACGACGTAGCGGGCGAGCACCTGCGCAGCGCCCTGCTTGAGCTGGACGTGCCCACCTCCACCCTCGCCTACTTCGACCAGACCTGGGCCGAGCGGCGGGCCGCCCTGCTCGCACAAACCACCTGGCCGGAGCGCCCGACCTCCTTTGCGCTTGCGAGCGGCTGGAAGGGCCGGGCGCGGCGGCTGCTCGAAAAGGACAGGGCGAAGCTTGTGCGTGAGGGTCAAGCCGCGCTGGCCTCCTCGGACCCCGAACAGTGGCATGCCTGGCGCAAACGCCTCAAACGCCACCGCTACACGCTGGCCCTGCTGGGAGAGGTGCCCCCGGCCGTCACCGACATGCTCGAAGCCCTGGGCCGGTTGCAGGACGCTGAGGTGGTGCTCGCGATCCTGCACCGTGATCCCGACCTCCTGCGCTTCGAGCGTGCTCGACTGATCGCCCGCGAGGAGACGGCGCGGCATGCGGCGCGGGAGCGCGTGCGCGAGCTGTTCCCGGAGCTGGCCCGGCAATTGCGGCCGCAAGCACCGGAACAAGACCAGGTGCCGTAG
- a CDS encoding cation diffusion facilitator family transporter codes for MAEHAHGHGQAANARRLGLALALTGTFLIVEVVSGFLFGSLALLSDAGHMLTDVAALALSLFALRLGTRPADRWRTFGYRRAEVLAAALNAAVLFALGLFLLLEAYERLREPVPVQTTPMLLVAVLGLLVNLISARVLAGGSEHSLNVRSAYLEVLGDLLGSAAVIVGALVIRFSGLAWVDPVLAALIGLWVLPRTWTLLRASVNVLLEGVPEGLNLDALRADLQALPGVQEVHDLHVWSVTSGEHNLSAHLVSDRAPAALLPQVRVVAERYGIRHTTVQVEPEGLHTGHAEPLHP; via the coding sequence ATGGCCGAACACGCTCACGGCCACGGCCAGGCCGCCAACGCCCGTCGGCTCGGCCTTGCGCTGGCCCTCACCGGCACGTTCCTGATCGTCGAGGTCGTCTCCGGCTTCCTCTTCGGCAGCCTCGCGCTGCTGTCGGACGCCGGGCACATGCTCACGGACGTGGCGGCGCTCGCCCTCTCCCTGTTCGCCCTGCGCCTCGGCACGCGGCCCGCTGATCGCTGGCGCACCTTTGGGTACCGCCGGGCGGAGGTTCTGGCGGCGGCCCTGAATGCCGCAGTCCTCTTCGCCCTCGGCCTCTTCCTCCTGCTGGAGGCGTACGAGCGTCTGCGCGAGCCCGTCCCCGTTCAGACCACGCCGATGCTGCTGGTGGCCGTGCTGGGCCTGTTGGTGAATCTCATCAGCGCGCGCGTCCTCGCCGGGGGCAGCGAACACAGCCTGAATGTCCGCTCCGCCTACCTCGAAGTTCTGGGTGACCTGCTGGGTTCGGCCGCGGTGATCGTGGGGGCACTGGTCATCCGGTTCAGCGGCCTCGCCTGGGTGGACCCCGTTCTCGCCGCCCTGATCGGCCTGTGGGTCCTCCCCCGCACCTGGACCCTCCTGCGAGCCAGCGTGAACGTGCTGCTTGAAGGGGTGCCCGAGGGCCTGAACCTCGATGCCCTGCGCGCCGACCTCCAGGCCCTTCCCGGCGTACAGGAGGTCCACGACCTGCACGTCTGGAGCGTCACGAGCGGCGAACACAACCTCAGCGCGCACCTCGTGAGCGACCGGGCTCCAGCTGCCCTGCTCCCACAGGTGCGGGTGGTCGCAGAGCGCTACGGCATCAGGCATACCACCGTGCAGGTGGAGCCGGAAGGCCTCCACACGGGACACGCTGAGCCGCTGCACCCGTAG